DNA sequence from the Centropristis striata isolate RG_2023a ecotype Rhode Island chromosome 17, C.striata_1.0, whole genome shotgun sequence genome:
cattttttaatgtattatatcTATAAATAATAGTACTTATAGGTTTATGTCAGCATTTTATATACAGTTATTTTCAATGATGTTGAAtattatataaatgaaatacattgtGTATTGTTATATATGTAACATTGTGCATTTATGTCAACAGATTATGTTGTTGGATTGAATGTGAAATTAAAGTCATTTACTGAGCTGTCAGACACGGACATCCAAAATGTGCTGACGGAGGTGAGACTAGCTGCTGTTTCAGTTTGTCATAACCATTCAAGTAATCCAGAAATTGTTTTGTTCTGTATTAATTTTTCTTCTATTGTGTGTTctttgcctttttaaaaaaaaatctagctCTTCAGACAATATGGATTGCCAGCGTCCATGACCCTGAATATTCATTCTGTTCAGAGGAACGAAACCACTGATCCAACTTAAATACCttataaatttgaaaacaagaGGATCAAgcgtgtgttggtgtgttggaGGCAATGTGGCTCAATGGAAGCAAATCATTTCCAATGATTCAATGGTTCGATTTCTGGAACTATCCCAAACTTTGTATTAGTAGtatattagtattttatttgtgtgtgtgtgtgtgtgtgtgtgtgtgtgtgtgtgtgtgtgtgtgtgtgttttattttcatgtgaCTTTATACAACTTTACTTTCTGCACATTCCCAAAATAAATCTGCTGTAACTTTCTTCTGTTTCCCTGCTAAGAAACTGCTTATAGCTGTATAATCTATTTGTTTTGtcagtgttattgtttttattgtttttattgttatagtattgtgataatgtgtgtgaatgtcagAGGTGGaggagtgatttttttttgtaaaagtacttttactacactaaaaaatattctgttacaAGTAGAAGTCCTGCTTTGAAAATCCAACTtaagaaaaaacatgcaaaatatccTGTGTgacaattaaattacattttactcggatatatttatatatatgagtatataatacatatatattatctaAAAGCTCGATTTTACTGTTGTGGgtagagctcattttatacaAGACTGCAAGTAGcgattattttcattctatATAATTAATGTGTTGATTGATTATCATCtatctatagatagatagatagatagatagatagatagatagatagatgccCATCTCTATAATGCAATGTATAATTATAGCTATAAGCACACATAAATTATACTGTGAATTACTCAAAGTGGTCATTGGGTTTTAAGTGAAGTAATTAAGTGATATAATcatattataatgcattatatcaGAGGTTATAATTCAATATAAAATGATGATGTATTACAACACTTGTatgagttttatgttttttatgtttatgtaagttttatgaataataatgtgtatttataatgtaacccaacattttaatttgtaagataacaagtaacttaagctgtcagataaatgtagtactctaaaaggtacaatattgtactTATCATGAAGGAATAGTAGAAAACGATTGAAAATAATGAGtcaaatactcaagtaaagtgctAAGACCTTAAatttatacttaagtacagtactcaAATAAATGCACTTAGCTTTCACCTTACATAATAATATGAGATAAGATATTAATTTAGGTTTTATATTTTCCCTTGTATGTTTCTGTTTGAAACAAACGGCCCTAGAATGTGAAAGAGTGCTGAATGTGACTGAGCTTTATTCAAGTACTTCTTTGGTGTTGCTCAGTTcaatacaaaacaacacaaatacaacactattatataatacaatacaaagaAATTCTGCACAATACAGCCCCAGTGAGGCACCTGACCCGGCATTACTCCTCCCACCCTGGAACAACATGGTGGTTGCAAAGCtctggagataaaaaaaaaaaaaaagaaaagtcccAGAGGGAGTGGTATCAGTGAAAGCAGGAGGACTTTGGCTTCCCAACCAGAGTGCCGGTGTATGCCTTTGCTACCTCAGAGGTCACGTTTCACATTCAACGACAAGGTAAGACCACGACAAATTATCAGATGGGTATCTAGCTTTTTGAACAAAGagttgtgtttccttttttatcttGTGCCAGGCTGGTTCGTCCTGTTTGTATATGAAGCCATTAGTATTGATCCCCTGGTGTGGTGTACAATGAAGTTTGGGAGGTTgggtacaaaaaaaacatgcagcataATACATGTTTGGATTTGGATTTGAATGCATGAAATCAATCCATGTTTGAAGCTAAAAGCAGTTCTTGAGAATGAGTGAAAGGCTGAGTCATGCAACTGTGCAGTTGGACTTTGGCCGGTAaagtttataattatttaaagtTAATGATTAGGAAGTTCAGATGTTTCTaaattctgggttttttttcagcaattgCATGGCAAGCACTTCTCTGTTCTCTAAACTGCTgggaaacccccttattgtcagtaTACATAGAGAAGCCATACGtcttctgaatgctctaggtctctagtttatggttgtaaagtttgatgaggctgtgattatcctagaggtcacagcaacTCATTTGATACAGAGAGGTCCAGACTCAAGAAATACCCTCAACATGATGAACTGGCTAcaactgatgactaacatcatcccacatgaaaaAAACTGGGCTCATTTAattcacaagagtctcagcaatgtatgtaattcaaagcctgtttagtgACCagagtatgcagaaatattcacatacagaaGGTGAAAATAGCACATTTTAATGTGTGAGAAAATTGcatgccttaaactgcatgttatcagcataaagcagccgtgtatgtaaagaggagacttgtgggaacacagagagcccattttcattcagatctcatgatgtcagaggtcacatgaccactgAAAATCGCTatggcaatttaaaaaaaaatagcccaaCTTTATTCAACTTAAATACCGACAATTTCCCACATGATATTCGGATATGTTTGGTACCAATGGAGTCCTTAGATCTTCAAGTTTCATATGTATATCTCTAAAATTGAGGTCAGGCCTTCAAAAAAAGTTTGGTCGTGTATACAACTGAAGCAATAATTTGATCATCCTTtttgacatacagtatattcaaTAACAAAtagtaaaaagacaaaatatttcatGGTAAAAGTGATGAACTTTGaggttttttgtaaatatacacttagATTTATGAATATAATGCATTTGGTTTTACACAACATCCTAACTTTTTTGGAAGAAggttgtatacattttttttttttttttaacggaaAACACTgcttatttgtatgtatttctAATTTCTCaaaaatttgcatttattttacattgatcttcttctttcttgttttccgaGGTCATGGCTTCCCCCAGCGTTCTCCTGTCAGAGGTGCAGTTTCAGTGTTGCATCTGTCAGGAGGTTTTCTCTGAGCCTGTCTCCATCCCCTGCGGTCACAGCTTCTGTTTCACCTGCATCACATCACACTGGGACGACAGCCATGCTGTCAGCTGTCCCAAATGTCAGACCGTCTTTGAGGGTCGTCCAGAGCTGTGTGAAAACACCTTTGCGAAGGAAATGTCAGAGCAGATCAGAGCGAGAAGGCAGAATGGCGGGATGTCAATTTCAGGGAAATTTATATATTgcgatgtgtgtgtgggaacgCAAACAAAAGCCCTGAAGTCCTGCCTTGTATGTCTGACCTCTTATTGTGAGAGTCATCTGGAGCCACACCTGAGAGTTGCCACCTTAAAGATTCATAAGCTGATTGAACCTGTGGCCATGCTGGAGAACCGGATGTGTAAAAGGCACCAAAGGCTCCTGGAGCTGTTCTGCAGGAGTGaccagaggtgtgtgtgtgttctgtgcacTGAGACCGACCACCGCTGTCACGACACCGTCCCAGTGGAGCGAGAGAGTCAAGAGAAGAAGGTCAGGTCCTAAACTCCTCATCATCATTATATCACCATCCCATCGAATGCATTAGCATCCACTGATTGTGAGTTTTTTTGGTTTAACTGGTTGTGATGTTCAGGCTCAGATGAAAAGGATCGAGGCTGATGTGCAGCAGATGATCCTGGAGAGACTGCAGAAAGTGGAGGAGATCAAACAGTCTGTGGAGCTCAGTAAAGTCAGTCGACacaaggcattgttctcgctttagatccggtagttgcaaaaagcatagttaacttatagttaacttataatagatgagcaataaagtatattttaatatcaataagcaaacaaaataaaattaataaaggcatggcaaagacataatgggtgggtcatgggtgtttgtaatgccattattaacactcatataagcttataaacacacaataatgttaataagcatcttgtaaggacttacaagggccttattacttgttaattaatggttattacaaggaccttaatatcaAGCGTTACCCACTTTTTCAGTGGAGAGAGACTTTAAACAATCAGCTGTGTCTTTGTCATCCAATGTCTTCAGGAAAACTCAAAGAGGGACATAGTGGAAAGCATGGAGGTCTTCTCTGCTCTGGTTCAGTCCTTGGAGAGACGTCAGGCTGAGCTGGTCGAGGTGATCCAGAGGAAgcaggcagcagcagagcagagggCGGAGAGACTCATCACAGAGCTGGAGCTGGAAATCACTGagctggagagaaagagaactgAGATGGAGCAGCTTTCTCACACTGAGGACCACCTCCACCTGCTGCAGGTCAGGAGTCTCCTCACAGTAAGATATCTGATATTTGATCCATCCAGAAACAGAGATGCTAGTATGAAgttgttgttggtgtttttcaTTCTTAttcctacactgtaataaattatgtagtcatttcattttactcaatATATTTGAGTaaatatgagtttaatttattaaatataaatgtcttcttgattttgaggcagttgtttaagtaactttaatataaaaatgtttgagatagaatctacttattttgaccacattaaatataatctttatgtgtatgtaattctaaatcaagagaattttgaatgaatccaacacaatagaatgagtttttaattgacaggcacttcctgttaagttgttattaactcaacttgtaacgtagttagatttaattaataatattgcatgcaatctgttgcctcaattttattgagtagctattgtttatctttttttttcagtgtatctAATTGTATCTTCTCTGCCTTTTTCTCTCATAATTGACTTGCTGTGTCAGAGGTTTCCAGCTCTGAGTTCTCCTCGGTCTGCCAAAGCCTGCTCTGACATCATGGTCCACTCAGACACATGTTTGAGGACTGTGAGGACAGCAGTGGCCAACATTGAACAGCAGCTGCAATCAGCTTTGAAAAAGCTTTCCATTCAAGGTCAACTTCTAAAAAGATTTTTCATCAGCACATCATTCTGTAACAAACTGCCACTCTTATTTCTCAGGAAAGTTCAGcccaaaatc
Encoded proteins:
- the LOC131989021 gene encoding E3 ubiquitin-protein ligase TRIM39-like, giving the protein MPLLPQRSRFTFNDKVMASPSVLLSEVQFQCCICQEVFSEPVSIPCGHSFCFTCITSHWDDSHAVSCPKCQTVFEGRPELCENTFAKEMSEQIRARRQNGGMSISGKFIYCDVCVGTQTKALKSCLVCLTSYCESHLEPHLRVATLKIHKLIEPVAMLENRMCKRHQRLLELFCRSDQRCVCVLCTETDHRCHDTVPVERESQEKKAQMKRIEADVQQMILERLQKVEEIKQSVELSKENSKRDIVESMEVFSALVQSLERRQAELVEVIQRKQAAAEQRAERLITELELEITELERKRTEMEQLSHTEDHLHLLQRFPALSSPRSAKACSDIMVHSDTCLRTVRTAVANIEQQLQSALKKLSIQEHDKMQKYAVDVHLDPRTANPWLVLSEDGRQIWDGDVEQNLVDLPERFDMAPCVLATRGFTTGRHYWEVDVGDKTAWDLGVARQSVNRKGVVTLCPEDGYWTVCLRKGSEYRACATQAEILCLPQRPQVVGVFLDYEDGTVSFYDAEAKSHIYSFTQTQFTEAIFPFFNPDMCDNASNKSPLIIRPVSGVNGGGDLDDITI